One window of Flavobacteriales bacterium genomic DNA carries:
- the lepA gene encoding elongation factor 4 produces MKNTRNFCIIAHIDHGKSTLADRLLQMTGTIADRDMQAQNLDDMDLERERGITIKSKAIQMDYELNGEKYILNLIDTPGHVDFSYEVSRSIAACEGALLIVDATQGIQAQTISNLYLALEHDLEIIPVLNKMDLPSANPEEVKDQIVDLIGCELEDILSASGKTGLGVDKLLEAIVERVPAPKGDPAAPLQALIFDSVFNSFRGIIAYFRVMNGTIRKGEKVKFFNTGVVYDADEIGVLKMDLKPKPQLSAGDVGYIISGIKTASEVKVGDTITHQARPCEVAIHGFEDVKPMVWAGIFPVETDEYEELRDAMEKLKLNDASLTWTPESSAALGFGFRCGFLGLLHMEIVQERIEREFGITVITTVPNVGYIVTRTDGEVINVHNPSELPPVMHIETIEEPYIKAQIITKSEYTGVIMNLCIEKRGMLTNQNYLTTDRVELSFELPLGEVVFDFFDKLKSISRGYASFDYHPIGFKQSDLIKLDILLNSEKVDALSALIHRDHAHELGKKMCSKLKELLPRQQFDIPIQAAIGAKIVARETVKALRKDVTAKCYGGDISRKRKLLEKQKEGKKRMRSVGSVEIPQEAFLAVLKLD; encoded by the coding sequence ATGAAGAACACCCGCAATTTCTGCATCATCGCGCACATCGACCACGGCAAGAGCACCTTGGCCGACCGGCTGCTGCAGATGACCGGCACCATCGCCGACCGCGACATGCAGGCGCAGAACCTGGACGACATGGACCTGGAGCGCGAGCGCGGCATCACCATCAAGAGCAAGGCCATCCAGATGGACTATGAGCTCAATGGCGAGAAGTACATCCTGAACCTGATCGATACCCCGGGCCACGTGGACTTCAGCTACGAGGTGAGCCGGAGCATCGCCGCCTGCGAAGGTGCCCTGCTGATCGTGGACGCCACCCAAGGCATCCAAGCCCAGACCATCAGCAACCTTTACCTAGCCTTGGAGCACGACCTGGAGATCATCCCCGTGCTGAACAAGATGGACCTCCCCAGCGCCAACCCGGAGGAGGTGAAGGACCAGATCGTGGACCTCATCGGCTGCGAGCTGGAGGACATCCTCAGCGCCAGCGGTAAGACCGGCTTGGGCGTTGACAAGCTGCTGGAGGCCATCGTGGAGCGCGTGCCCGCCCCGAAAGGCGATCCCGCCGCACCGTTGCAGGCGCTCATCTTCGACAGCGTGTTCAACTCTTTCCGAGGTATCATCGCCTACTTCCGCGTGATGAACGGCACCATCCGCAAGGGCGAGAAGGTGAAATTCTTCAACACCGGCGTGGTGTACGACGCGGACGAGATCGGCGTGTTGAAGATGGACCTGAAGCCCAAGCCGCAACTGAGCGCGGGCGATGTGGGCTACATCATCAGCGGCATCAAGACCGCCAGCGAGGTGAAGGTGGGCGACACCATCACGCACCAAGCGCGGCCATGTGAAGTGGCCATCCATGGCTTCGAGGATGTGAAGCCGATGGTGTGGGCGGGCATCTTCCCCGTGGAAACCGACGAGTACGAGGAGCTGCGCGATGCCATGGAAAAGCTGAAGCTGAACGACGCCAGCCTCACCTGGACGCCGGAGAGCAGCGCCGCGTTAGGCTTCGGCTTCCGCTGCGGCTTCCTCGGCCTGCTGCACATGGAGATCGTCCAGGAGCGGATCGAGCGCGAGTTCGGCATTACCGTGATCACCACCGTGCCGAACGTGGGCTACATCGTCACCCGGACCGACGGGGAGGTGATCAACGTACACAACCCCAGCGAGCTGCCACCGGTGATGCACATCGAGACGATCGAGGAGCCGTACATCAAGGCGCAGATCATCACCAAGAGCGAATACACCGGCGTGATCATGAACCTGTGCATCGAGAAGCGCGGCATGCTCACCAACCAGAACTACCTCACCACGGACCGCGTGGAGCTCTCCTTCGAGCTGCCCTTGGGCGAGGTCGTCTTCGACTTCTTCGACAAGCTGAAGAGCATCAGCCGCGGTTACGCCAGCTTCGACTACCACCCCATCGGCTTCAAGCAGAGCGACCTGATCAAGCTGGACATCCTGCTGAACAGTGAAAAAGTGGATGCCCTCAGCGCGCTGATCCACCGCGATCACGCGCACGAGCTGGGCAAGAAGATGTGCAGCAAGCTGAAGGAACTCCTCCCCCGCCAGCAGTTCGACATCCCCATCCAAGCGGCCATCGGCGCGAAGATCGTGGCCCGCGAAACCGTGAAAGCCCTGCGCAAGGACGTGACCGCGAAATGCTACGGCGGTGATATTTCCCGCAAGCGCAAGCTGCTGGAGAAGCAGAAGGAAGGGAAGAAGCGCATGCGTTCCGTGGGTTCGGTGGAGATCCCGCAGGAAGCTTTCTTGGCGGTGCTGAAGTTGGATTGA
- a CDS encoding DUF5615 family PIN-like protein: MRFLIDECVAKTSALRLRMLGHDVLRVGTDLRIPDDIDILAFATAEKRILITHDQDFGELVFNKKHRAPHGVVVFRYEPATPDEVAKRLIVMMRSGLYTFAGYLTAVDEGKVRQRAC; the protein is encoded by the coding sequence ATGAGGTTTCTCATTGATGAATGCGTGGCGAAGACCTCCGCCTTGCGCTTGCGTATGCTCGGCCATGATGTATTGCGCGTAGGCACGGACCTCCGGATCCCCGACGATATCGATATCCTCGCTTTCGCCACTGCGGAAAAGCGTATCCTCATTACGCATGATCAGGATTTCGGTGAGTTGGTGTTCAACAAGAAACACCGTGCTCCACACGGGGTTGTGGTATTCCGCTATGAGCCTGCCACTCCGGATGAAGTGGCCAAAAGGCTCATTGTGATGATGCGGTCCGGACTATACACGTTCGCGGGATACTTGACCGCTGTGGACGAAGGCAAGGTGCGCCAGCGGGCTTGCTAA
- a CDS encoding DUF433 domain-containing protein yields the protein MDWRKYITSDPKVLAGKPTVKGTRLSVEFILGLMAKGWTEETLLENYERLKSAHIKAIYGFMSENIAAGRYPQPLGEAK from the coding sequence ATGGATTGGCGCAAGTACATCACCAGCGACCCCAAGGTCTTGGCGGGCAAGCCTACTGTTAAGGGCACACGATTATCCGTGGAATTCATTTTGGGTCTGATGGCGAAAGGCTGGACCGAGGAAACGCTCTTGGAGAATTATGAGCGCCTCAAGTCCGCCCACATCAAAGCGATCTATGGGTTCATGAGCGAGAATATCGCGGCAGGCCGGTACCCGCAGCCCTTGGGTGAGGCGAAATGA